The Eriocheir sinensis breed Jianghai 21 chromosome 21, ASM2467909v1, whole genome shotgun sequence genome includes a region encoding these proteins:
- the LOC127001816 gene encoding serine/threonine-protein kinase fray2-like: MYGRGAKVGLPVNVQPPEGKGVSPVSAGAAVTGEAAWSGVCTFSCVPVCVPPRRTEPASHMQFRDHQMATPPPVVMSSLKNAHVPAHPPASHPRCPGPVTLSSPSGPRYNASPCLVSSPPHAAHGSHHSAAASPSRLAPSTIASPLHVTSPPLHVASSPLHTAPSPLHATHSPLVSSPQTCTSLAARLEPKPSCGVQPPTSSQPCSAPPRPAASPAKENPLLASPCPNVPQKAASKESCFSVLLNDMGVTPFKEEDMTDESLEEEEEEESQDDGCEELEEQKDKRGECGGRRRKAGGARGGGGRGRDRSPHQVARVRRNRRMKANDRERHRMHMLNNALDRLRTVLPTAPDDTKLTKIETLRFAHNYIWALSETLKGLDSHQAPQQHLSLSVGVTGAPVGPQPPTDVPMYQAGPLGPSAPYCGQGNEGELWGPASVGVGGNFPPGAPHGQYMHYPSLPYQCL; encoded by the exons ATGTATGGCCGCGGCGCGAAGGTCGGCCTGCCAGTAAACGTTCAACCTCCGGAGGGTAAGGGCGTGTCGCCGGTGAGTGCCGGTGCAGCCGTGACTGGCGAAGCAGCTTGGAGCGGTGTTTGTACGTTTTCGTGTGTTCCGGTGTGTGTTCCTCCCCGACGCACCGAGCCAGCCAGCCACATGCAGTTCCGCGATCATCAG aTGGCCACGCCCCCGCCCGTCGTCATGTCCTCGCTCAAGAACGCCCACGTCCCCGCCCATCCACCCGCCTCGCACCCGCGATGCCCCGGCCCCGTCACGCTGTCCTCCCCCAGTGGCCCCCGCTACAATGCCTCCCCCTGCCTGGTGTCCTCCCCGCCCCACGCCGCCCACGGCTCCCACCACTCCGCCGCTGCCTCCCCAAGCCGCCTAGCCCCCTCCACCATAGCCTCGCCTCTCCACGTCACATCGCCGCCCCTCCACGtcgcctcctctccccttcacaccGCCCCTTCGCCCCTCCACGCCACCCACAGTCCCCTCGTGTCTTCCCCTCAAACCTGCACGTCCCTCGCCGCCCGGCTGGAGCCAAAGCCATCCTGTGGAGTGCAGCCCCCCACCAGCAGCCAGCCATGctccgcgccgccccgccccgccgcctcccCCGCCAAGGAGAACCCCCTCCTGGCCTCGCCTTGTCCTAACGTGCCCCAGAAGGCAGCGTCAAAGGAGAGCTGCTTCTCGGTGCTGTTGAATGACATGGGCGTCACGCCCTTCAAGGAGGAGGACATGACCGACGagtccctggaggaggaggaggaggaggagtcgcagGATGACGGCTGCGAGGAGCTGGAGGAGCAGAAGGACAAGAGAGGCGAGTGTGGCGGGCGGCGCCGCAAGGCCGGCGGTGCAcggggtggtggtggccgtgggcGTGACAGGAGTCCTCACCAAGTCGCCCGCGTGCGCCGCAACCGCCGCATGAAGGCCAACGACCGCGAGCGTCACCGCATGCACATGCTGAACAACGCACTGGACCGCCTGCGCACGGTGCTTCCCACGGCGCCGGACGACACGAAGCTCACCAAGATCGAGACGCTGCGCTTTGCCCACAACTACATCTGGGCGCTGAGCGAGACCCTGAAGGGCCTAGACTCCCACCAGGCACCCCAGCAGCACCTCAGCCTCAGCGTAGGCGTCACTGGCGCCCCTGTAGGCCCACAGCCGCCCACAGACGTGCCCATGTATCAGGCTGGACCCCTGGGCCCCTCCGCGCCATACTGCGGTCAGGGGAACGAAGGAGAGCTGTGGGGCCCCGCCAGCGTGGGTGTGGGGGGCAATTTCCCCCCCGGTGCCCCCCACGGCCAGTACATGCACTACCCCAGCCTTCCCTACCAGTGCCTCTGA